In Paracoccus sp. N5, a single window of DNA contains:
- a CDS encoding DUF6878 family protein, translated as MTLTEPTLTPPMAPSPVDMGQIFAAHAERAARIDALRPGNKDRLFDGLIAAGITHVTVTFDGAGDSGQIESIGAWSGDNAVDFPTTEIEYAALTWYNPEVEVRQLSLEDVVEQLAYDFLSDTHGGWENNDGAYGEFCFDAAARCIHLEFNERFTSSELYTHDF; from the coding sequence ATGACCCTGACTGAACCCACCCTCACGCCGCCGATGGCACCCTCGCCAGTCGACATGGGCCAGATCTTCGCGGCGCATGCCGAGCGTGCCGCCCGGATCGACGCGCTGCGCCCCGGCAACAAGGACCGCCTTTTCGATGGCCTCATAGCCGCCGGCATCACCCACGTCACCGTGACCTTCGACGGTGCCGGTGACAGCGGCCAGATCGAAAGCATCGGTGCATGGTCCGGCGACAACGCGGTCGACTTCCCCACGACCGAGATCGAATACGCCGCGCTCACCTGGTACAACCCCGAGGTCGAGGTGCGACAGCTCTCGCTTGAGGATGTCGTCGAGCAGCTGGCCTACGACTTCCTCTCCGACACCCACGGCGGCTGGGAGAACAACGACGGCGCTTACGGCGAGTTCTGCTTCGACGCCGCGGCCCGCTGCATCCATCTCGAGTTCAACGAACGTTTCACGTCGTCCGAACTCTACACCCACGATTTCTGA